A stretch of Corvus hawaiiensis isolate bCorHaw1 chromosome 8, bCorHaw1.pri.cur, whole genome shotgun sequence DNA encodes these proteins:
- the LOC125329689 gene encoding solute carrier family 2, facilitated glucose transporter member 5-like isoform X4 has translation MWGRPFAASRGHGAVMLSHLRFPGSLPFRGDMREFSTVAEHHASGSAAPRLGRDPSAGWEVRRCCPCPRRGERLLDSSSGRSGGSNEPRGRPGCPALPCPALPSLPFPYLTPSFFHRKMGEISQAAGPGLPSSPSPSSPSPRSACSLVPPVGKGTPRPGRDIAGRLTFPLLSVTLLVSFGSSMLYGYNLAVMNSPAEHIKAFYNATWSQRYGHGLARGPLTLLYALTVSIFALGGLVGSLLVGMLVARYGRNGALSRSALLVLLAGGFMGFSRELGSPEMVIIGRSITGLHSGICLSVVPLYLGEIAPKNLRGFLGLMPSFFICLGVFSAQVLGLPELLGEDRFWPLFLSVVVVPASLQLLLLHCFPESPRYLLIERNDICGATKDLTAHHSPDGSALLSHLVVPQDFHGAQHCALHRFLGTPDVQDVIKEMKEEQQSLSSMEMVSVWQLLRDRSVRWQTLSVVVVNAGMQLSGIDAIWFYTNTIFENTGIPVSQIPYTTVGTGAIEIIAGLIGAFVLLSIPCLLLPPPRCLPTPCCAHCSTDTPCPAQHLHLALVPKRFQGHPSQPQP, from the exons ATGTGGGGCCGCCCCTTCGCCGCCAGCCGCGGGCACGGTGCAGTGATGTTGTCCCACTTACGGTTCCCGGGGTCACTCCCGTTTAGGGGGGACATGCGAGAGTTCTCAACGGTGGCAGAGCACCACGCCAGTGGTTCCgctgcccccaggctgggccgtGACCCCTCAGCGGGCTGGGAAGTGCGGAggtgctgcccctgcccccgGCGCGGGGAGAGGCTCTTGGACTCCTCCTCCGGCCGCTCAGGCGGCTCCAATGAGCCCCGGGGGCGTCcgggctgccctgccctgccctgccctgccctgccttcccttcccttcccttacCTTACGCCCTCCTTCTTCCATCGAAAAATGGGAGAGATCAGCCAGGCCGCCGGACCGGGGCTgccttcctccccctctccttcctctccctccccgcGCTCCGCCTGCAGCCTCGTCCCGCCGGTCGGGAAAGGGACTCCACGGCCCGGCCGGGACATCGCTGGG cGTCTCACCTTTCCCCTGCTGTCTGTCACCCTTCTGGTATCCTTTGGCTCCTCCATGCTCTATGGCTACAACCTTGCTGTGATGAACTCGCCAGCAGAG CACATAAAAGCTTTCTACAATGCCACGTGGTCCCAGCGGTATGGACATGGGCTGGCCCGTGGGCCCCTGACCCTCCTCTACGCCCTGACTGTCTCCATCTTCGCCCTGGGCGGGCTGGTGGGCTCCTTGCTAGTGGGGATGCTGGTGGCACGGTACGGCAG GAATGGAGCTCTGAGCCGCAGCGCTCTCCTCGTCCTCCTGGCCGGCGGCTTCATGGGCTTCAGCCGGGAGCTGGGATCCCCTGAGATGGTGATCATCGGCCGCTCCATCACGGGGCTCCACTCAG GTATCTGTCTCAGTGTGGTGCCCCTCTACCTGGGAGAAATCGCTCCCAAGAACCTGCGGGGATTCCTGGGCCTCATGCCCAGCTTCTTCATCTGCCTGGGGGTTTTCTCTGCCCAGGTCCTGGGCCTCCCAGAACTGCTGGGAGAG GACAGGTTCTGGCCCCTTTTCCTGTCAGTGGTGGTTGttcctgcctccctccagctcctgctgctgcactgcttcCCTGAGAGCCCTCGGTACCTGCTGATAGAGAGAAACGACATCTGTGGGGCCACCAAAG ACCTGACAGCCCACCACAGCCCTGATGGTTCAGCCCTTCTGTCCCACCTGGTTGTGCCGCAGGATTTCCATGGTGCCCAGCACTGTG CACTGCACCGGTTTCTGGGGACCCCTGATGTACAGGATGTGATCAAGGAGAtgaaggaggagcagcagtCGCTCTCCTCCATGGAGATGGTGTCGGTCTGGCAGCTGCTGCGGGACCGCTCTGTGCGCTGGCAGACGCTCTCGGTGGTGGTGGTCAACGCCGGCATGCAGCTCTCAGGGATCGATGCC ATCTGGTTTTACACCAACACCATCTTCGAGAACACCGGGATCCCTGTGTCCCAGATCCCCTACACCACCGTGGGCACCGGCGCCATCGAGATCATTGCTGGGCTGATTGGG GCATTTGTTCTGCTGTCAAtaccctgcctgctcctgccaccGCCACGCTGCCTGCCCACGCCCTGCTGTGCCCACTGCTCCACAGACACCCcgtgcccagcccagcacctccACCTGGCACTGGTGCCAAAGCGGTTTCAGGGTCACCCCAGCCAGCCCCAACCCTAa
- the LOC125329689 gene encoding solute carrier family 2, facilitated glucose transporter member 5-like isoform X3 translates to MWGRPFAASRGHGAVMLSHLRFPGSLPFRGDMREFSTVAEHHASGSAAPRLGRDPSAGWEVRRCCPCPRRGERLLDSSSGRSGGSNEPRGRPGCPALPCPALPSLPFPYLTPSFFHRKMGEISQAAGPGLPSSPSPSSPSPRSACSLVPPVGKGTPRPGRDIAGRLTFPLLSVTLLVSFGSSMLYGYNLAVMNSPAEHIKAFYNATWSQRYGHGLARGPLTLLYALTVSIFALGGLVGSLLVGMLVARYGRNGALSRSALLVLLAGGFMGFSRELGSPEMVIIGRSITGLHSGICLSVVPLYLGEIAPKNLRGFLGLMPSFFICLGVFSAQVLGLPELLGEDRFWPLFLSVVVVPASLQLLLLHCFPESPRYLLIERNDICGATKDLTAHHSPDGSALLSHLVVPQDFHGAQHCALHRFLGTPDVQDVIKEMKEEQQSLSSMEMVSVWQLLRDRSVRWQTLSVVVVNAGMQLSGIDAIWFYTNTIFENTGIPVSQIPYTTVGTGAIEIIAGLIGCFTIERVGRRPLIITGFCAMGVCSAGITVSLLLQATLPWMRYVSVACVVGIITGFCMGPGVQPALSQAVGTPGMSPYQIQSLTRFLCVLECTLDLGSCPPVQGQFWDPGLPAQ, encoded by the exons ATGTGGGGCCGCCCCTTCGCCGCCAGCCGCGGGCACGGTGCAGTGATGTTGTCCCACTTACGGTTCCCGGGGTCACTCCCGTTTAGGGGGGACATGCGAGAGTTCTCAACGGTGGCAGAGCACCACGCCAGTGGTTCCgctgcccccaggctgggccgtGACCCCTCAGCGGGCTGGGAAGTGCGGAggtgctgcccctgcccccgGCGCGGGGAGAGGCTCTTGGACTCCTCCTCCGGCCGCTCAGGCGGCTCCAATGAGCCCCGGGGGCGTCcgggctgccctgccctgccctgccctgccctgccttcccttcccttcccttacCTTACGCCCTCCTTCTTCCATCGAAAAATGGGAGAGATCAGCCAGGCCGCCGGACCGGGGCTgccttcctccccctctccttcctctccctccccgcGCTCCGCCTGCAGCCTCGTCCCGCCGGTCGGGAAAGGGACTCCACGGCCCGGCCGGGACATCGCTGGG cGTCTCACCTTTCCCCTGCTGTCTGTCACCCTTCTGGTATCCTTTGGCTCCTCCATGCTCTATGGCTACAACCTTGCTGTGATGAACTCGCCAGCAGAG CACATAAAAGCTTTCTACAATGCCACGTGGTCCCAGCGGTATGGACATGGGCTGGCCCGTGGGCCCCTGACCCTCCTCTACGCCCTGACTGTCTCCATCTTCGCCCTGGGCGGGCTGGTGGGCTCCTTGCTAGTGGGGATGCTGGTGGCACGGTACGGCAG GAATGGAGCTCTGAGCCGCAGCGCTCTCCTCGTCCTCCTGGCCGGCGGCTTCATGGGCTTCAGCCGGGAGCTGGGATCCCCTGAGATGGTGATCATCGGCCGCTCCATCACGGGGCTCCACTCAG GTATCTGTCTCAGTGTGGTGCCCCTCTACCTGGGAGAAATCGCTCCCAAGAACCTGCGGGGATTCCTGGGCCTCATGCCCAGCTTCTTCATCTGCCTGGGGGTTTTCTCTGCCCAGGTCCTGGGCCTCCCAGAACTGCTGGGAGAG GACAGGTTCTGGCCCCTTTTCCTGTCAGTGGTGGTTGttcctgcctccctccagctcctgctgctgcactgcttcCCTGAGAGCCCTCGGTACCTGCTGATAGAGAGAAACGACATCTGTGGGGCCACCAAAG ACCTGACAGCCCACCACAGCCCTGATGGTTCAGCCCTTCTGTCCCACCTGGTTGTGCCGCAGGATTTCCATGGTGCCCAGCACTGTG CACTGCACCGGTTTCTGGGGACCCCTGATGTACAGGATGTGATCAAGGAGAtgaaggaggagcagcagtCGCTCTCCTCCATGGAGATGGTGTCGGTCTGGCAGCTGCTGCGGGACCGCTCTGTGCGCTGGCAGACGCTCTCGGTGGTGGTGGTCAACGCCGGCATGCAGCTCTCAGGGATCGATGCC ATCTGGTTTTACACCAACACCATCTTCGAGAACACCGGGATCCCTGTGTCCCAGATCCCCTACACCACCGTGGGCACCGGCGCCATCGAGATCATTGCTGGGCTGATTGGG TGCTTCACCATCGAGAGGGTGGGCCGGCGGCCCCTCATCATCACCGGTTTCTGTGCCATGGGTGTCTGCTCAGCTGGCATCACcgtctccctgctgctgcag GCCACCCTGCCCTGGATGCGCTACGTCAGCGTTGCCTGCGTGGTCGGCATCATCACTGGCTTCTGCATGGGACCAG GGGTCCAGCCAGCCCTGTCTCAGGCAGTTGGGACCCCAGGCATGTCACCATATCAAATACAGTCCCTCACCAGATTCCTGTGTGTCTTGGAATGTACTCTGGACCTCGGATCCTGCCCCCCAGTCCAGGGACAGTTCTGGGACCCAGGGCTTCCGGCTCAGTGA
- the LOC125329689 gene encoding solute carrier family 2, facilitated glucose transporter member 5-like isoform X1, translated as MWGRPFAASRGHGAVMLSHLRFPGSLPFRGDMREFSTVAEHHASGSAAPRLGRDPSAGWEVRRCCPCPRRGERLLDSSSGRSGGSNEPRGRPGCPALPCPALPSLPFPYLTPSFFHRKMGEISQAAGPGLPSSPSPSSPSPRSACSLVPPVGKGTPRPGRDIAGRLTFPLLSVTLLVSFGSSMLYGYNLAVMNSPAEHIKAFYNATWSQRYGHGLARGPLTLLYALTVSIFALGGLVGSLLVGMLVARYGRNGALSRSALLVLLAGGFMGFSRELGSPEMVIIGRSITGLHSGICLSVVPLYLGEIAPKNLRGFLGLMPSFFICLGVFSAQVLGLPELLGEDRFWPLFLSVVVVPASLQLLLLHCFPESPRYLLIERNDICGATKDLTAHHSPDGSALLSHLVVPQDFHGAQHCALHRFLGTPDVQDVIKEMKEEQQSLSSMEMVSVWQLLRDRSVRWQTLSVVVVNAGMQLSGIDAIWFYTNTIFENTGIPVSQIPYTTVGTGAIEIIAGLIGCFTIERVGRRPLIITGFCAMGVCSAGITVSLLLQATLPWMRYVSVACVVGIITGFCMGPAGVPFLMTAELFMQSHRPAAYIVGGSLNWLCNFTVGFIFPFLQMSAGAFCYLVFCGVCLLVALYVYLVIPETKNKTFMEISHIFATRRSVLSIPAHLIGMMKLNGYGTLESSSLEGSGSSLP; from the exons ATGTGGGGCCGCCCCTTCGCCGCCAGCCGCGGGCACGGTGCAGTGATGTTGTCCCACTTACGGTTCCCGGGGTCACTCCCGTTTAGGGGGGACATGCGAGAGTTCTCAACGGTGGCAGAGCACCACGCCAGTGGTTCCgctgcccccaggctgggccgtGACCCCTCAGCGGGCTGGGAAGTGCGGAggtgctgcccctgcccccgGCGCGGGGAGAGGCTCTTGGACTCCTCCTCCGGCCGCTCAGGCGGCTCCAATGAGCCCCGGGGGCGTCcgggctgccctgccctgccctgccctgccctgccttcccttcccttcccttacCTTACGCCCTCCTTCTTCCATCGAAAAATGGGAGAGATCAGCCAGGCCGCCGGACCGGGGCTgccttcctccccctctccttcctctccctccccgcGCTCCGCCTGCAGCCTCGTCCCGCCGGTCGGGAAAGGGACTCCACGGCCCGGCCGGGACATCGCTGGG cGTCTCACCTTTCCCCTGCTGTCTGTCACCCTTCTGGTATCCTTTGGCTCCTCCATGCTCTATGGCTACAACCTTGCTGTGATGAACTCGCCAGCAGAG CACATAAAAGCTTTCTACAATGCCACGTGGTCCCAGCGGTATGGACATGGGCTGGCCCGTGGGCCCCTGACCCTCCTCTACGCCCTGACTGTCTCCATCTTCGCCCTGGGCGGGCTGGTGGGCTCCTTGCTAGTGGGGATGCTGGTGGCACGGTACGGCAG GAATGGAGCTCTGAGCCGCAGCGCTCTCCTCGTCCTCCTGGCCGGCGGCTTCATGGGCTTCAGCCGGGAGCTGGGATCCCCTGAGATGGTGATCATCGGCCGCTCCATCACGGGGCTCCACTCAG GTATCTGTCTCAGTGTGGTGCCCCTCTACCTGGGAGAAATCGCTCCCAAGAACCTGCGGGGATTCCTGGGCCTCATGCCCAGCTTCTTCATCTGCCTGGGGGTTTTCTCTGCCCAGGTCCTGGGCCTCCCAGAACTGCTGGGAGAG GACAGGTTCTGGCCCCTTTTCCTGTCAGTGGTGGTTGttcctgcctccctccagctcctgctgctgcactgcttcCCTGAGAGCCCTCGGTACCTGCTGATAGAGAGAAACGACATCTGTGGGGCCACCAAAG ACCTGACAGCCCACCACAGCCCTGATGGTTCAGCCCTTCTGTCCCACCTGGTTGTGCCGCAGGATTTCCATGGTGCCCAGCACTGTG CACTGCACCGGTTTCTGGGGACCCCTGATGTACAGGATGTGATCAAGGAGAtgaaggaggagcagcagtCGCTCTCCTCCATGGAGATGGTGTCGGTCTGGCAGCTGCTGCGGGACCGCTCTGTGCGCTGGCAGACGCTCTCGGTGGTGGTGGTCAACGCCGGCATGCAGCTCTCAGGGATCGATGCC ATCTGGTTTTACACCAACACCATCTTCGAGAACACCGGGATCCCTGTGTCCCAGATCCCCTACACCACCGTGGGCACCGGCGCCATCGAGATCATTGCTGGGCTGATTGGG TGCTTCACCATCGAGAGGGTGGGCCGGCGGCCCCTCATCATCACCGGTTTCTGTGCCATGGGTGTCTGCTCAGCTGGCATCACcgtctccctgctgctgcag GCCACCCTGCCCTGGATGCGCTACGTCAGCGTTGCCTGCGTGGTCGGCATCATCACTGGCTTCTGCATGGGACCAG CCGGTGTCCCCTTCCTGATGACAGCTGAGCTCTTCATGCAGTCGCACCGCCCGGCTGCCTACATTGTGGGGGGCTCTCTCAACTGGCTCTGCAACTTCACCGTCGGCTTCATCTTCCCCTTCTTGCAG ATGTCAGCTGGTGCCTTTTGCTACCTGGTTTTCTGTGGTGTCTGCCTGCTGGTGGCCCTGTACGTCTACCTTGTCATCCCCGAGACCAAGAACAAAACCTTCATGGAGATCAGCCACATCTTTGCCACACGCCGCTCTGtcctctccatcccagcccatcTCATTGGGATGATGAAGCTCAATGGCTATGGGACTTtggagagcagctccctggaggGCTCAGGCTCCAGCCTGCCCTGA
- the LOC125329689 gene encoding solute carrier family 2, facilitated glucose transporter member 5-like isoform X2 — translation MWGRPFAASRGHGAVMLSHLRFPGSLPFRGDMREFSTVAEHHASGSAAPRLGRDPSAGWEVRRCCPCPRRGERLLDSSSGRSGGSNEPRGRPGCPALPCPALPSLPFPYLTPSFFHRKMGEISQAAGPGLPSSPSPSSPSPRSACSLVPPVGKGTPRPGRDIAGRLTFPLLSVTLLVSFGSSMLYGYNLAVMNSPAEHIKAFYNATWSQRYGHGLARGPLTLLYALTVSIFALGGLVGSLLVGMLVARYGRNGALSRSALLVLLAGGFMGFSRELGSPEMVIIGRSITGLHSGICLSVVPLYLGEIAPKNLRGFLGLMPSFFICLGVFSAQVLGLPELLGEDRFWPLFLSVVVVPASLQLLLLHCFPESPRYLLIERNDICGATKALHRFLGTPDVQDVIKEMKEEQQSLSSMEMVSVWQLLRDRSVRWQTLSVVVVNAGMQLSGIDAIWFYTNTIFENTGIPVSQIPYTTVGTGAIEIIAGLIGCFTIERVGRRPLIITGFCAMGVCSAGITVSLLLQATLPWMRYVSVACVVGIITGFCMGPAGVPFLMTAELFMQSHRPAAYIVGGSLNWLCNFTVGFIFPFLQMSAGAFCYLVFCGVCLLVALYVYLVIPETKNKTFMEISHIFATRRSVLSIPAHLIGMMKLNGYGTLESSSLEGSGSSLP, via the exons ATGTGGGGCCGCCCCTTCGCCGCCAGCCGCGGGCACGGTGCAGTGATGTTGTCCCACTTACGGTTCCCGGGGTCACTCCCGTTTAGGGGGGACATGCGAGAGTTCTCAACGGTGGCAGAGCACCACGCCAGTGGTTCCgctgcccccaggctgggccgtGACCCCTCAGCGGGCTGGGAAGTGCGGAggtgctgcccctgcccccgGCGCGGGGAGAGGCTCTTGGACTCCTCCTCCGGCCGCTCAGGCGGCTCCAATGAGCCCCGGGGGCGTCcgggctgccctgccctgccctgccctgccctgccttcccttcccttcccttacCTTACGCCCTCCTTCTTCCATCGAAAAATGGGAGAGATCAGCCAGGCCGCCGGACCGGGGCTgccttcctccccctctccttcctctccctccccgcGCTCCGCCTGCAGCCTCGTCCCGCCGGTCGGGAAAGGGACTCCACGGCCCGGCCGGGACATCGCTGGG cGTCTCACCTTTCCCCTGCTGTCTGTCACCCTTCTGGTATCCTTTGGCTCCTCCATGCTCTATGGCTACAACCTTGCTGTGATGAACTCGCCAGCAGAG CACATAAAAGCTTTCTACAATGCCACGTGGTCCCAGCGGTATGGACATGGGCTGGCCCGTGGGCCCCTGACCCTCCTCTACGCCCTGACTGTCTCCATCTTCGCCCTGGGCGGGCTGGTGGGCTCCTTGCTAGTGGGGATGCTGGTGGCACGGTACGGCAG GAATGGAGCTCTGAGCCGCAGCGCTCTCCTCGTCCTCCTGGCCGGCGGCTTCATGGGCTTCAGCCGGGAGCTGGGATCCCCTGAGATGGTGATCATCGGCCGCTCCATCACGGGGCTCCACTCAG GTATCTGTCTCAGTGTGGTGCCCCTCTACCTGGGAGAAATCGCTCCCAAGAACCTGCGGGGATTCCTGGGCCTCATGCCCAGCTTCTTCATCTGCCTGGGGGTTTTCTCTGCCCAGGTCCTGGGCCTCCCAGAACTGCTGGGAGAG GACAGGTTCTGGCCCCTTTTCCTGTCAGTGGTGGTTGttcctgcctccctccagctcctgctgctgcactgcttcCCTGAGAGCCCTCGGTACCTGCTGATAGAGAGAAACGACATCTGTGGGGCCACCAAAG CACTGCACCGGTTTCTGGGGACCCCTGATGTACAGGATGTGATCAAGGAGAtgaaggaggagcagcagtCGCTCTCCTCCATGGAGATGGTGTCGGTCTGGCAGCTGCTGCGGGACCGCTCTGTGCGCTGGCAGACGCTCTCGGTGGTGGTGGTCAACGCCGGCATGCAGCTCTCAGGGATCGATGCC ATCTGGTTTTACACCAACACCATCTTCGAGAACACCGGGATCCCTGTGTCCCAGATCCCCTACACCACCGTGGGCACCGGCGCCATCGAGATCATTGCTGGGCTGATTGGG TGCTTCACCATCGAGAGGGTGGGCCGGCGGCCCCTCATCATCACCGGTTTCTGTGCCATGGGTGTCTGCTCAGCTGGCATCACcgtctccctgctgctgcag GCCACCCTGCCCTGGATGCGCTACGTCAGCGTTGCCTGCGTGGTCGGCATCATCACTGGCTTCTGCATGGGACCAG CCGGTGTCCCCTTCCTGATGACAGCTGAGCTCTTCATGCAGTCGCACCGCCCGGCTGCCTACATTGTGGGGGGCTCTCTCAACTGGCTCTGCAACTTCACCGTCGGCTTCATCTTCCCCTTCTTGCAG ATGTCAGCTGGTGCCTTTTGCTACCTGGTTTTCTGTGGTGTCTGCCTGCTGGTGGCCCTGTACGTCTACCTTGTCATCCCCGAGACCAAGAACAAAACCTTCATGGAGATCAGCCACATCTTTGCCACACGCCGCTCTGtcctctccatcccagcccatcTCATTGGGATGATGAAGCTCAATGGCTATGGGACTTtggagagcagctccctggaggGCTCAGGCTCCAGCCTGCCCTGA